The Candidatus Dependentiae bacterium genome contains the following window.
CATCATCATAGCCATATCACAAGTAATACTAAAATAATTTCCGTCATGCACAAAATCACGCAACTTTATTTGCTTGAATAAACCTGCATAAAAAGTGCGTAAATGCGAAGTCATCCAGTCGTATTCACGAAAGACATTTCGTTGAATAACTGCACGTGGCATTTGACGACAGTAGCCTAATTTTCCATCCGGATGACGTTCAAATTGTCCATAAGTCAACCATACCTCTGAATCCTGATACTCTTGATTCACACGTTTTAAAACATCATTATGCGCAAGCCAATCATCACCATCAAGATGAATAACGATTTCATCATCATCACACATCCAAACCGCTTTATAATGATTGGCCATTGCACCCTGATTGGTCTCATTGCAAATCAATGTAACTTTTTCATGCAAATTATGTTTATCAATATAAGATTTCACCAAGCTACCGGTTCCATCAGGTGAACAATCGTCAATATATATAATACGATAATTGGTATAATTCTGAAAACATGCCGAATTTAAATTGCGCTCATACCATTGCGCATTATTATACGACGGAATCACAATGACCATCGGTTTTTCTTCATACGAAAAGAGACTAAAAGCGTGTATTAATGTGCAAAAAATAAGCGTTTTTTTCATTATCATCCTTTTACCAATTCATAACAACTGCAGCTTGCTTCATCACATAAACTTCATGTTGAATCATTTCTTTGACCAACTGTTCAAAATTAACTTTTGGTTCCCAACCAAGCTTTTCTTTCGCTTTTGTTGCATCACCAATGAGCAGATCGACTTCAGCCGGTCTGAAATACTGCGGATCAACAAAAACATACGGCGTACCGGTACGTTTATCAAGGCCACGTTCGTTCAATCCTTCACCTTCCCATACAATTTCGATACCAACATGTGCAAATGCAATTTCAACAAACTCACGCACTGAATGCATTTGTCCGGTTGCAATCACAAAATCTTCCGGTTCATCTAACTGCAAAATACGCCACATCGCATCGACATATTCACGTGCATGACCCCAATCACGCTTTGCATCAAGATTTCCTAAATAAAGAGCATCTTGAAATCCGAATTTAATACGCGCAACAGCACGAGTAATTTTTCGTGTTACAAATGTTTCACCCCGCACCGGTGATTCATGATTAAACAAGATGCCATTACATGCATATAAACCGTATGCTTCGCGATAGTTTTTTGTTATCCAAAAACCGTACAGTTTTG
Protein-coding sequences here:
- the gmd gene encoding GDP-mannose 4,6-dehydratase; the encoded protein is MFKLVLLLLLGVISIHAKVALIIGVTGQDGSYLVELLLQKGYKVHGVKRRASSFNTPRLDHIYRDKHQSPDNRFELHYGDITDTSNIIRLIKEIEPDEIYNLAAQSHVAVSFELPEYTAQVDALGTLRILEAIRILGLTNKTRFYQASTSELYGKVQEIPQTELTPFYPRSPYGVAKLYGFWITKNYREAYGLYACNGILFNHESPVRGETFVTRKITRAVARIKFGFQDALYLGNLDAKRDWGHAREYVDAMWRILQLDEPEDFVIATGQMHSVREFVEIAFAHVGIEIVWEGEGLNERGLDKRTGTPYVFVDPQYFRPAEVDLLIGDATKAKEKLGWEPKVNFEQLVKEMIQHEVYVMKQAAVVMNW